The proteins below are encoded in one region of Mycolicibacterium neworleansense:
- a CDS encoding FUSC family protein codes for MSDRPAPGATNPLRHIFVINSAPRRWPFALRAGICMAVPVLVGWLAGDTTAGLIATIGGFTSLYGSGRPYLNRGGYLAAVVVCFAAVVALGEWASSAPWLGVVTVTMIAAVATLVCHALSIGPPGAYMVVLACAAGTGTPATLHLSPAHHAALVLAGGTFAWLMHMSGALFRPRGPEKAAVAGAAAAVAAYIDSIGGDPGTQAAARHRAALLLHTAWVTLVNYQPVQPKPDQALYRLRVVNRRLHVLFAEAMRTADAGEALGYDGAALARHLGTVPADAITDEHGAEGIPLGRPSALQLLRRALAPGSVSLQLAVRVAIAVAISGVVAVLISQALTMTHAYWAMAAAVLMLHQGFDWQRTLARSVERTLGTLLGLGVAGVILALHPQGLWLVLVIGALQFVIEMYVIRNYTLAVVFITPAALTIASGGQPVEDLGELLLTRGSDTLIGCAVALAVYWATQRLRHPTGLRSAITATLDAVTATVPHLAADDATSPAARADRRDLQLRAMELLPAYDASVGGSAAQRLGAERLWPTVVATEQLAYRTLAACWGAERDGDTETGAEAAADTAAALSEQARDLREGLDERQ; via the coding sequence ATGTCCGACCGGCCGGCACCCGGAGCGACCAACCCGCTGCGGCACATCTTCGTGATCAACAGCGCGCCCCGGCGGTGGCCGTTCGCGCTGCGTGCCGGAATCTGCATGGCTGTTCCGGTCCTGGTGGGCTGGCTCGCCGGCGACACCACGGCCGGGCTCATCGCCACGATCGGCGGGTTCACCTCGCTCTACGGCAGCGGCCGGCCTTACCTGAACCGCGGCGGATACCTGGCCGCGGTCGTGGTGTGCTTCGCCGCCGTCGTCGCCCTGGGCGAGTGGGCGTCGTCGGCACCGTGGCTGGGCGTGGTGACGGTGACGATGATCGCCGCGGTGGCCACCCTGGTGTGCCACGCACTGAGCATCGGACCGCCCGGGGCGTACATGGTGGTGCTGGCCTGCGCGGCCGGAACCGGCACACCGGCGACGCTGCACCTCAGCCCGGCCCATCACGCCGCGCTCGTCCTGGCCGGCGGCACGTTCGCCTGGCTGATGCACATGTCCGGCGCGCTGTTCCGCCCCCGCGGACCCGAGAAGGCGGCGGTGGCCGGGGCTGCCGCCGCCGTCGCGGCCTACATCGACAGCATCGGCGGCGACCCCGGCACCCAGGCCGCCGCCCGGCACCGGGCCGCACTCCTGCTGCACACCGCGTGGGTCACCCTGGTCAACTATCAACCGGTACAACCCAAACCCGACCAGGCGCTGTATCGGCTGCGGGTCGTCAACCGCCGGCTGCACGTGCTGTTCGCCGAAGCCATGCGGACCGCCGACGCCGGGGAGGCGCTGGGCTACGACGGCGCGGCCCTGGCACGGCACCTGGGCACCGTGCCGGCCGATGCCATCACCGATGAGCATGGTGCCGAAGGGATTCCGCTCGGCCGGCCCAGCGCGCTGCAACTGCTGCGCCGGGCGCTGGCCCCGGGCTCGGTGTCACTGCAATTGGCGGTACGGGTCGCCATCGCGGTCGCGATATCCGGTGTCGTCGCCGTCCTGATCTCGCAAGCCCTGACCATGACGCACGCGTACTGGGCGATGGCCGCCGCGGTGCTGATGCTGCACCAGGGGTTCGACTGGCAGCGCACGCTGGCCCGCAGCGTCGAACGCACCCTGGGCACCCTGCTCGGGCTCGGCGTGGCCGGGGTGATCCTGGCCCTGCACCCGCAGGGCTTGTGGCTCGTACTCGTCATCGGCGCACTGCAATTCGTCATCGAGATGTACGTGATCCGCAACTACACCCTGGCAGTCGTGTTCATCACGCCCGCCGCCCTGACGATCGCCTCCGGCGGTCAGCCCGTCGAGGATCTCGGCGAACTGCTGCTCACCCGCGGCAGCGACACCCTGATCGGCTGTGCGGTGGCCCTGGCCGTCTACTGGGCGACCCAACGTCTGCGGCACCCGACCGGCCTGCGCAGTGCGATCACCGCCACGCTCGATGCGGTTACCGCCACCGTGCCCCACCTCGCGGCCGACGACGCCACCTCCCCGGCGGCCCGCGCCGATCGCCGCGATCTGCAGCTGCGGGCGATGGAACTGCTGCCGGCGTACGACGCGAGCGTGGGCGGATCAGCCGCGCAACGCCTTGGGGCCGAACGCCTGTGGCCGACGGTCGTGGCCACCGAGCAACTCGCCTACCGCACGCTGGCGGCATGCTGGGGCGCCGAGCGCGACGGCGATACCGAGACCGGAGCCGAGGCCGCCGCAGACACCGCAGCGGCGCTCAGCGAGCAGGCGCGTGACCTACGCGAGGGCCTTGACGAACGACAGTAG
- a CDS encoding phage holin family protein produces the protein MSSFLLRAAITGFALWVVTLVVPGINFIGGDTTLAKVGIIFVVAVIFGLVNAIIKPIVQILSIPLYILTLGLIHIVINALMLWITSWITDNTTGWGLHIDQFWWTAIWAAIVLSLVSWLLSFVKALA, from the coding sequence ATGAGCTCATTTCTCCTGCGCGCCGCGATAACCGGATTCGCGCTCTGGGTCGTCACTCTCGTCGTGCCGGGGATCAACTTCATCGGAGGGGACACGACCCTCGCCAAGGTCGGCATCATCTTCGTCGTCGCGGTGATCTTCGGTCTGGTCAACGCAATCATCAAGCCGATCGTGCAGATCCTGTCCATCCCGCTCTACATCCTCACGCTCGGCCTGATCCACATCGTGATCAACGCGCTGATGCTGTGGATCACGTCGTGGATCACCGACAACACCACGGGCTGGGGTCTGCACATCGACCAGTTCTGGTGGACCGCCATCTGGGCGGCCATCGTGCTGTCGTTGGTCAGCTGGCTACTGTCGTTCGTCAAGGCCCTCGCGTAG
- a CDS encoding SDR family oxidoreductase translates to MTRQKILITGASSGLGAGMARQFAAKGRDLALCARRTERLDELKAELADRHPYIKVAVAALDVNDHEAVPRVFGELSEELGGIDRVIVNAGIGKGWPLGEGKPWANKATIETNLIAGLVQIETALEMFKKSGSGHLVLISSVLGNTGVPGGKAAYCASKAGMTSLGESLRAEYDKGPIRVTVIEPGYIESEMTAKSATTMLMVDNETGVRAMVEAIEKEKGRAVVPRWPWAPLTQVMRLLPPKYTKRFA, encoded by the coding sequence ATGACCCGTCAGAAGATCCTCATCACCGGTGCCAGCTCCGGACTGGGCGCGGGCATGGCCCGGCAGTTCGCCGCCAAGGGGCGCGACCTGGCCCTGTGTGCCCGCCGCACCGAGCGGCTCGACGAGCTCAAGGCCGAGCTGGCCGACCGGCACCCCTACATCAAGGTGGCGGTCGCCGCGCTGGACGTCAACGACCACGAGGCCGTGCCACGGGTCTTCGGTGAGCTGTCCGAGGAACTCGGCGGTATCGACCGCGTCATCGTGAACGCCGGGATCGGCAAGGGCTGGCCGCTGGGCGAGGGCAAGCCGTGGGCGAACAAGGCCACCATCGAAACCAACCTGATCGCCGGCCTGGTGCAGATCGAGACCGCGCTGGAGATGTTCAAGAAGTCCGGCAGCGGTCACCTGGTGTTGATCTCGTCGGTGCTCGGCAACACGGGTGTGCCCGGCGGCAAGGCTGCCTACTGCGCGTCGAAGGCCGGGATGACGTCACTGGGCGAATCGTTGCGCGCCGAGTACGACAAGGGCCCGATCCGGGTGACCGTCATCGAGCCGGGCTACATCGAATCGGAGATGACCGCCAAGTCGGCGACCACGATGCTCATGGTCGACAACGAGACCGGCGTGCGTGCGATGGTCGAGGCCATCGAGAAGGAGAAGGGCCGGGCCGTGGTGCCGCGCTGGCCGTGGGCGCCGCTGACCCAGGTGATGCGGTTGCTGCCGCCCAAGTACACCAAGCGGTTTGCCTGA
- a CDS encoding chorismate mutase, with the protein MGGDSFALARADWDYQLVPEIDDLRREIDELDATILAAVQRRAEVSKLIGKARMASGGTRLVHSREMQVIERYSVLGPEGKDLAILLLQLGRGRLGH; encoded by the coding sequence CTGGGCGGGGACAGTTTTGCGCTGGCACGGGCCGACTGGGACTATCAGCTTGTGCCTGAGATCGATGACCTGCGTCGGGAGATCGACGAACTCGACGCCACCATCCTCGCCGCAGTCCAGCGCCGCGCCGAGGTCTCCAAGCTGATCGGCAAAGCGCGGATGGCCTCCGGCGGCACCCGCCTGGTGCACAGCCGTGAAATGCAGGTCATCGAGCGCTACAGCGTCCTGGGTCCCGAGGGTAAAGATCTGGCCATCCTGCTGCTGCAGCTCGGCCGAGGCCGGCTGGGCCACTGA
- the pgi gene encoding glucose-6-phosphate isomerase has translation MSADITATPAWQALSKHYDEIGDIHLTQLFAEDPARGTELALTVGDLYIDYSKHRITRKTLELLADLARAAGLEARRDAMLAGEHINTSEDRAVLHTALRLPADATLTVDGQDVVADVHEVLDRMGAFTDRLRDGGWTGATGERIKTVVNIGIGGSDLGPVMVYDALRHYADAGISARFVSNVDPADLVATLADLEPATTLFIVASKTFSTLETLTNATAARRWLVDALGDDAVAKHFVAVSTNAKLVAEFGIDTDNMFGFWDWVGGRYSVDSAIGLSVMAAIGRERFGEFLSGFHAVDEHFRTAPLSENAPALLGLIGLWYSNFFGAQTRAVLPYSNDLSRFAAYLQQLTMESNGKSVQADGSPVTTQTGEIFWGEPGTNGQHAFYQLLHQGTRLVPADFIGFSQPTDDLPTADGTGSMHDLLMSNFFAQTQVLAFGKDAEAIAAEGTPAAVVPHKVMPGNRPTTSILATRLTPSVVGQLIALYEHQVFTEGVVWGIDSFDQWGVELGKTQAKALLPVIAETESPGEQSDSSTDALVRRYRVERGRSA, from the coding sequence ATGAGTGCTGACATCACCGCAACCCCCGCATGGCAGGCATTGTCGAAGCACTACGACGAGATCGGCGACATCCATCTGACGCAGCTTTTCGCCGAGGACCCTGCCCGCGGCACCGAGCTCGCGTTGACCGTCGGCGACCTCTACATCGACTACAGCAAGCACCGCATCACCCGTAAGACCCTGGAACTGCTGGCCGATCTGGCCCGCGCCGCCGGGCTGGAGGCCCGCCGCGACGCGATGCTCGCCGGTGAGCACATCAACACCTCCGAGGACCGCGCGGTGCTGCATACCGCGCTGCGGTTGCCCGCCGACGCGACGTTGACCGTCGACGGCCAGGACGTGGTGGCCGACGTGCACGAGGTGCTGGACCGGATGGGCGCGTTCACCGACCGGCTGCGTGACGGCGGCTGGACCGGTGCCACCGGCGAGCGCATCAAGACCGTGGTCAACATCGGTATCGGCGGCTCGGACCTGGGGCCGGTGATGGTGTACGACGCGTTGCGCCACTATGCCGATGCGGGCATCAGCGCGCGCTTCGTGTCGAACGTCGATCCCGCCGACCTGGTGGCGACGCTGGCCGACCTGGAACCGGCCACAACGCTTTTCATCGTCGCGTCCAAGACCTTCTCCACATTGGAGACGCTCACCAACGCCACGGCGGCGCGCCGCTGGCTGGTCGACGCACTCGGGGACGACGCGGTGGCCAAACATTTCGTGGCGGTGTCGACCAACGCGAAGCTTGTGGCCGAGTTCGGCATCGACACCGACAACATGTTCGGGTTCTGGGACTGGGTGGGTGGCCGCTACTCGGTGGACTCGGCGATCGGGTTGTCGGTGATGGCCGCGATCGGCCGCGAGCGGTTCGGTGAATTCCTGTCCGGCTTCCACGCGGTCGACGAGCACTTCCGCACCGCACCGCTTTCGGAGAACGCTCCGGCGCTCCTGGGCCTGATCGGCCTGTGGTATTCGAATTTCTTTGGCGCACAGACACGTGCCGTGCTGCCGTACTCCAACGATCTGTCCCGGTTTGCCGCCTACCTCCAGCAGTTGACCATGGAGTCCAACGGAAAGTCGGTGCAGGCCGACGGCAGCCCGGTGACCACCCAGACCGGTGAGATCTTCTGGGGCGAGCCGGGAACCAACGGCCAGCACGCCTTCTACCAACTGCTGCACCAGGGCACCCGACTGGTGCCCGCCGACTTCATCGGTTTCTCCCAGCCGACCGACGACCTCCCCACAGCCGACGGCACCGGCAGCATGCATGACCTGTTGATGAGCAACTTCTTCGCCCAGACCCAGGTTCTGGCTTTCGGCAAGGACGCCGAAGCCATTGCGGCTGAAGGTACGCCGGCCGCCGTGGTGCCACACAAGGTGATGCCCGGAAACCGACCGACGACGTCAATCCTGGCAACCAGGTTGACGCCGTCGGTGGTGGGCCAGCTCATCGCCCTCTACGAACACCAGGTGTTCACCGAAGGAGTGGTGTGGGGTATCGACTCCTTCGATCAATGGGGCGTCGAGCTGGGCAAGACCCAGGCCAAGGCGTTGCTGCCGGTGATCGCCGAGACGGAGTCACCGGGCGAGCAGTCCGACTCCTCGACCGATGCGCTGGTGCGCCGGTACCGGGTCGAACGCGGACGCTCGGCCTAG
- a CDS encoding Fpg/Nei family DNA glycosylase, with amino-acid sequence MPELPEVEALADHLRRHATGREVARIDVSALSVLKTFDPPTTALHGQTVTGANRWGKYLGLEVGPWHLITHLSRAGWLRWSDKLAPTPLKPGKGPIALRVHLGDSVGFDLTEAGTQKRLAVWVAADPLDVPQIASLGPDALSLDSAGLAGVLSGNSGRIKTVITDQKVIAGIGNAYSDEILHVAKLSPFATAGKLTDAQLAALHDAMISVLTDAVTRSVGQQAATLKGEKRSGLRVHARTGLPCPVCGDTVREVSFADKSFQYCPTCQTGGKVLADRRMSRLLK; translated from the coding sequence ATGCCCGAACTGCCCGAAGTCGAGGCGTTGGCCGATCACCTGCGCCGGCATGCGACCGGACGGGAGGTCGCCCGAATCGACGTGTCCGCATTGTCGGTACTCAAGACGTTCGATCCGCCGACGACGGCGTTGCACGGCCAGACCGTCACCGGTGCGAACCGCTGGGGTAAGTACCTCGGCCTGGAAGTTGGCCCCTGGCACCTGATCACGCACTTGTCCCGGGCGGGGTGGCTGCGGTGGTCGGACAAGTTGGCGCCGACGCCGCTCAAACCGGGCAAGGGCCCCATTGCGCTGCGCGTACACCTGGGGGACTCGGTCGGGTTCGATCTGACCGAGGCCGGCACCCAGAAGCGGCTTGCGGTGTGGGTGGCCGCCGACCCGCTCGACGTTCCGCAGATCGCCTCACTAGGCCCGGACGCGCTGTCGCTGGATTCGGCGGGGCTGGCGGGTGTGCTGTCGGGCAACTCGGGACGCATCAAGACCGTGATCACCGACCAGAAGGTGATCGCGGGGATCGGCAACGCCTACAGCGACGAGATCCTGCACGTGGCCAAGCTGTCTCCGTTCGCCACCGCCGGCAAGTTGACCGACGCCCAGCTCGCCGCGTTGCACGACGCGATGATCTCGGTGCTCACCGACGCGGTCACGCGGTCGGTGGGGCAGCAGGCTGCAACGCTGAAGGGGGAGAAGCGCTCTGGACTGCGCGTGCATGCTCGCACCGGCCTGCCGTGCCCGGTGTGTGGGGACACCGTGCGGGAGGTGTCTTTCGCCGACAAGTCGTTCCAGTACTGCCCGACGTGTCAGACCGGGGGCAAGGTGCTGGCCGACCGGCGGATGTCGCGTCTGCTCAAGTAG
- the cobF gene encoding precorrin-6A synthase (deacetylating): MRRIHVIGIGAGDPDFVTAQAVSALNDTQVFFAMDKGPRRGAADDLVAVRKLICDRFITEPGYRFVELVDPPRAAAGDAPGYRQVVADWHAERARIWAAAIETELGPDGVGAFLAWGDPSLYDSTLRILEMVGEHVDFSYDVIPGITAIQVLTARHRIPLNDVGEPVLITTGRQLREHGLTGSAVVMLDADCSFQQCPPQTRIWWGAYLGTPDELLYSGTVGEIGDEIVAARAEARTRHGWIMDTYLLRSAD; this comes from the coding sequence GTGCGCCGCATCCACGTCATCGGAATCGGGGCCGGTGATCCGGACTTCGTCACGGCCCAGGCCGTTTCCGCACTCAACGACACGCAGGTGTTCTTCGCGATGGACAAAGGTCCTCGTCGAGGCGCAGCGGACGATCTCGTCGCGGTGCGCAAGCTGATCTGCGATCGTTTTATCACCGAACCGGGCTATCGCTTCGTCGAATTGGTGGATCCGCCGCGCGCCGCGGCCGGCGACGCACCGGGGTATCGCCAGGTGGTGGCGGACTGGCATGCAGAACGGGCCCGGATCTGGGCGGCGGCCATCGAGACCGAACTCGGTCCCGACGGTGTCGGGGCCTTTTTGGCCTGGGGTGATCCGTCACTGTACGACAGCACCCTGCGAATCCTGGAGATGGTCGGTGAGCACGTCGACTTCTCCTATGACGTCATCCCCGGCATCACCGCGATCCAGGTGCTGACCGCGCGACACCGCATCCCGCTCAACGACGTCGGCGAACCGGTGCTGATCACGACCGGGCGGCAGTTGCGCGAGCACGGGCTGACCGGCAGTGCCGTGGTGATGCTCGACGCGGACTGCTCTTTTCAGCAGTGCCCGCCGCAGACCCGGATCTGGTGGGGTGCCTATCTGGGCACGCCCGACGAGTTGCTCTATTCGGGAACTGTCGGCGAGATCGGCGACGAGATCGTTGCTGCGCGGGCCGAAGCGAGGACGCGCCACGGCTGGATCATGGACACGTACCTGCTGCGCTCGGCAGACTAG
- a CDS encoding NAD-dependent succinate-semialdehyde dehydrogenase, whose product MAIEDLISSVPTGLWIGGEERQAASTFNVLDPSDDQVLATVADATAADAVAALDAACAVQAEWAATAPRKRGEILRAVFEKITERADDIAALMTLEMGKVLAESKGEVAYGAEFFRWFSEEAVRIAGRFTPAPAGTGRILVTKQAVGPCYAITPWNFPLAMGTRKMGPAFAAGCTMIVKPAQETPLTMLLLAKLMDEAGLPKGVLSVLPTSNPGPVSAALIDDGRLRKLTFTGSTGVGKALVKQSADKLLRTSMELGGNAPFIVFDDADIDAAVEGAILAKMRNGGEACTAANRFHVANSVREEFTDKLVKRMSEFTLGKGIDPASTLGPLINSKQVATVTELVSDAVSKGATVAVGGVAPGGPGNFYPATVLSDVPADARILREEVFGPVAPITGFDTEDEGVAAANDTEYGLAAYVYTQSLDRALRVAEGIESGMVGINRGVISDAAAPFGGIKESGFGREGGSEGIEEYLDTKYIALTN is encoded by the coding sequence ATGGCCATTGAAGACTTGATTTCATCCGTGCCCACGGGTCTGTGGATCGGTGGTGAGGAACGCCAGGCCGCATCGACGTTCAACGTGCTGGATCCCAGCGACGATCAGGTGTTGGCCACGGTGGCCGACGCGACCGCCGCCGACGCCGTCGCCGCACTGGACGCCGCGTGTGCGGTCCAGGCCGAATGGGCCGCGACAGCGCCGCGTAAACGGGGCGAGATCCTGCGTGCGGTGTTCGAGAAGATCACCGAACGCGCCGACGACATCGCCGCACTGATGACCCTGGAGATGGGCAAGGTGCTCGCCGAGAGCAAGGGCGAGGTCGCTTACGGCGCCGAGTTCTTCCGCTGGTTCTCCGAGGAGGCGGTGCGCATCGCCGGGCGCTTCACCCCGGCACCGGCGGGTACCGGCCGCATCCTGGTCACCAAGCAGGCCGTCGGTCCGTGCTACGCCATCACGCCGTGGAACTTCCCGCTGGCCATGGGCACTCGCAAGATGGGCCCGGCCTTCGCCGCGGGCTGCACCATGATCGTCAAGCCCGCGCAGGAAACCCCGCTGACCATGCTGCTGCTGGCCAAGCTGATGGATGAGGCCGGCCTGCCCAAGGGCGTCCTCTCGGTGCTGCCGACCAGCAACCCGGGTCCGGTCAGCGCCGCGCTGATCGACGACGGCCGGTTGCGCAAGCTGACCTTCACCGGCTCGACCGGGGTGGGCAAGGCGCTGGTGAAGCAGTCCGCCGACAAACTGCTGCGCACGTCGATGGAGTTGGGCGGCAATGCCCCGTTCATCGTGTTCGACGACGCCGACATCGACGCGGCGGTCGAGGGCGCGATCCTGGCCAAGATGCGCAACGGCGGCGAGGCCTGCACGGCCGCGAACCGGTTCCACGTGGCCAACTCGGTGCGCGAGGAGTTCACCGACAAGCTCGTCAAACGGATGAGCGAGTTCACCCTCGGCAAGGGCATCGACCCCGCGTCGACGTTGGGCCCGCTGATCAATTCCAAGCAGGTCGCCACCGTCACCGAACTCGTCTCGGACGCGGTGTCGAAAGGTGCGACCGTCGCGGTCGGCGGCGTCGCGCCCGGGGGGCCCGGCAACTTCTACCCGGCCACGGTGCTGTCCGATGTGCCCGCCGACGCCCGGATCCTCAGGGAAGAGGTGTTCGGCCCGGTTGCCCCGATCACCGGCTTCGATACCGAGGATGAGGGGGTGGCCGCCGCCAACGACACCGAATACGGCTTGGCTGCTTACGTTTACACCCAGTCACTGGACCGGGCATTGCGGGTGGCCGAGGGTATCGAGTCCGGCATGGTCGGCATCAACCGGGGCGTCATCTCCGATGCGGCGGCACCGTTCGGCGGTATCAAGGAATCGGGCTTCGGCCGTGAAGGTGGTTCGGAGGGCATCGAGGAGTACCTCGACACCAAGTACATCGCCCTGACCAACTAG
- a CDS encoding acyltransferase family protein: MTAAPVRAASRRRRTSIRRDIPALDGIRAIAVALVLAGHGGVPGMGGGFIGVDVFFVLSGFLITSLLLDEYQRTERIDLKGFWIRRAKRLLPAMVLMTLAVVIARPLFPSEAVESLREDAVGAFFWMANWVFVAADTDYFSQGATLSPLQHTWSLAVEEQYYLLWPLLVLGAALLVRRRSPEAVRAVVFGLAVLGVVASAVASIWVSGDPAELNRVYFGTDTRAQALLVGAAAAALLVRDWSALTLSGTLIRARWRRWVAWTLPVIGVAVLAVAAHLATGSADEFHHGLLIVVALGAVLVVAPVALDQDGYVARALAWFPLVTLGVISYGVYLWHWPIFLILNGERTGLSGWSLLALRCAVTIAVSWVSWWAIEQPIRHWRPQHVPMLRLAGATVATAAVVTLTVVPVSAPTRPPGPDVMSAAASEQDVGAERAVPVGPQPALAPGTRTVAVFGDSVAWTLMRYLPATPGFHFSDYTTIGCGVARGGPYRSAGETLNQKPECDSWPERWAQRIAHDRPETVLLMIGRWEVVDRMWRGRWTHIGNDAYDAYLKSELQRALDILSSTGARVVVTTAPYNRRGERSDGTLYPEDQPGRVQAWNTMLRTVVAQRPNVSVLDFNAKLNPDGKYTAKINGVRMRSDGVHPTSEAVQWLTPWLLDSLNTPAKPAGR; encoded by the coding sequence GTGACTGCGGCGCCAGTCCGTGCTGCCAGCCGGCGTCGGCGTACCTCCATCCGGCGCGACATCCCCGCACTCGACGGCATCCGCGCCATCGCCGTGGCCCTGGTGCTGGCCGGCCACGGCGGCGTGCCGGGCATGGGCGGGGGCTTCATCGGCGTCGACGTGTTCTTCGTGCTCAGCGGATTCCTGATCACCTCGCTGCTGCTCGACGAATACCAGCGCACCGAGCGGATCGACCTGAAGGGATTCTGGATCCGCCGGGCCAAACGGCTGCTGCCCGCCATGGTGCTGATGACCTTGGCCGTGGTGATCGCCCGCCCGTTGTTCCCGTCCGAGGCGGTCGAATCGCTCCGGGAAGACGCGGTCGGGGCGTTCTTCTGGATGGCCAACTGGGTGTTCGTCGCGGCCGACACCGATTACTTCAGCCAGGGCGCCACCCTGTCACCGTTGCAGCACACCTGGTCGCTGGCGGTGGAGGAGCAGTACTACCTGCTGTGGCCGCTACTGGTCCTGGGTGCGGCGCTGCTGGTGCGTCGCCGCTCACCCGAAGCGGTGCGGGCCGTGGTGTTCGGGCTCGCGGTGCTCGGTGTGGTCGCCTCGGCGGTGGCGTCGATCTGGGTGTCCGGCGATCCCGCTGAGCTCAACCGCGTGTACTTCGGCACCGACACTCGCGCTCAGGCGCTGCTGGTCGGCGCGGCGGCCGCGGCGCTGCTGGTGCGTGACTGGTCGGCGCTGACGTTGTCGGGCACGTTGATCCGGGCCCGGTGGCGGCGCTGGGTCGCCTGGACGCTGCCGGTGATCGGGGTGGCGGTGCTGGCGGTGGCCGCGCACCTGGCGACCGGCAGCGCCGACGAGTTCCACCACGGCCTGTTGATCGTGGTAGCGCTGGGCGCGGTGCTCGTCGTCGCCCCGGTCGCGCTGGATCAGGACGGCTATGTGGCCCGGGCCCTGGCCTGGTTCCCGCTGGTGACGCTCGGCGTCATCTCCTACGGCGTGTACCTGTGGCACTGGCCGATCTTCCTGATCCTCAACGGCGAGCGCACCGGCCTGTCGGGCTGGTCACTGCTGGCGCTGCGATGCGCGGTGACGATCGCGGTGTCGTGGGTGTCGTGGTGGGCGATCGAGCAACCGATCCGGCACTGGCGCCCGCAGCATGTCCCGATGTTGCGGTTGGCCGGTGCCACGGTGGCCACTGCCGCGGTGGTGACGTTGACGGTCGTCCCGGTCAGTGCGCCGACCCGTCCGCCGGGCCCGGACGTGATGTCGGCCGCCGCGTCCGAGCAGGATGTCGGCGCGGAGCGAGCCGTCCCGGTGGGACCGCAGCCGGCGCTGGCTCCCGGTACCCGGACCGTTGCGGTGTTCGGCGATTCGGTGGCCTGGACGCTGATGCGGTATCTGCCCGCCACGCCCGGATTTCATTTCAGCGACTACACGACGATCGGGTGCGGCGTCGCGCGCGGCGGCCCGTACCGGTCGGCGGGGGAGACGCTCAATCAGAAGCCGGAGTGCGATTCCTGGCCGGAGCGCTGGGCACAGCGGATCGCACATGACCGCCCCGAGACCGTGCTGTTGATGATCGGGCGCTGGGAGGTCGTCGACCGCATGTGGCGCGGCCGGTGGACCCACATCGGCAACGACGCCTACGACGCCTATCTCAAGAGCGAGCTACAGCGTGCGCTGGACATTCTCAGCTCGACCGGGGCGCGCGTGGTGGTGACCACGGCTCCGTACAACCGGCGCGGTGAGCGGTCGGACGGGACGCTGTATCCGGAGGATCAGCCGGGCCGGGTGCAGGCGTGGAACACCATGCTCCGGACTGTCGTCGCGCAACGCCCCAACGTGTCGGTGCTGGATTTCAACGCCAAGCTCAACCCGGACGGCAAATACACCGCGAAGATCAACGGGGTCAGGATGCGCAGCGACGGCGTGCACCCGACGTCCGAGGCCGTGCAGTGGCTGACGCCGTGGCTGTTGGATTCGTTGAACACGCCCGCGAAGCCGGCGGGCCGGTAA